Within Sphingomonas piscis, the genomic segment GATCGCTGGCACGGGTGCGATGCCATCGAGCAGGGTTCGGAGGTATAACCCGGTCCCGCCCACCAGGATCGGTGTTCGACCCGAGTGGTGCACGTCGCCGATCTCACGCTTTGCCATCTCGGCCCAGTCGGCGGCGGAACAGGGCGTTTCACCGTCTAGCACACCATAGAGCCGGTGCTCCGCGCGGCCGAGTTCATCCGCGGAAGGTGCCGCGCTCAAGATCGGCAGGTTACGGTAGACTTGCGCGCTGTCGGCGTTGACAAGAACACCGCCGATGCGTTCAGCGAGCCTGACGGCGAGGGCCGACTTGCCGCTCGCGGTCGGTCCGGCAATCACAACCAGCGGAGGGTTTGAAGACGCGATGGCCATTGCGACGCTGATAGCAGCGGGACGGCTCGATGACAGGCTGATCGATCGTGCGCTTGGGCTTCTGCGCGAAGTGGACTCGCAGGCAAGCTTTGCGCAATGGATCGATGACGGCGACGCCGCTGACCTGCGCTTCACCGGCGACCTCAGGCAGGCGCGCTGGGCTCTCAGCGAATTGGAGGGCCTCGACCTGTTCGTTCAGGAAGAGGAGCCGCGGTTTCGCCGCTTGTTCGTGGCCGACATGGATTCCACGATCATCGGCCAGGAATGCATTGACGAGCTTGCCGATTATATCGGCGTCAAGGATCGCGTTGCCGAGATCACCGAGCGGGCAATGCAAGGTGAGCTCGACTTCCCGGGCGCGCTGCGTGAGCGCGTGGCCTTGCTCGGAGGGCTGGAGGTCGCCGCCATCGACCAGTGCCTTGCCGAACGCGTCACCCCGAATCCGGGGGCAAAGACATTGGTCCAGACTATGCGGGTCGGTGGCGCCCAGACTTTGCTGGTGTCCGGTGGCTTTACCGCCTTCGCCGAGCCGGTCGGGCAGAAGGTCGGCTTCAACAGGGTCAAGGCCAACGTGCTCGGCCATTCGGGCGGGCGGCTTTCCGGCCTTGTGGAAGGCGGGATCGTCGATGCAGTCGCCAAGCGGGAAACGTTGATCGAGGCTCGCGAAGCAGCGGGATTGAGGCCCGCGGACGTGCTTGCGATCGGCGACGGCGCCAACGACAAACTGATGGTGGAAGAAGCGGGGCTGGGCGTTGCCTACCGGGCCAAACCCCCGCTGGCCGAAGTCGCCGATGCGCGGCTGGACCATCATGGCCTCGACGCCTTGCTGTGGGCGCAGGGAATCCGGCGAAAGGACTGGGTGCAGGCCGGCTGATCAGCCGCCGACCGGGAAGCAGGCCTGGCCGCGCAGGGAAGCGCAGGCCTTCGCAGCCACCGCGCGGCTTTCGAAAGGACCGACCTGAAGCCGGGTCATCGCGCCTACCGGAATGTAGAACGCTCGCCGACCCGCGAGCGCACCACTTGCGGAAAGCTTCCGGTACAGGGCTTCGGCTGATGCCCGCTGCGAGAAAGCACCAAGCTGCACCCGCCAGGCGCCCTTCGCCACTGGAGCAGCAGCTGCGGACGGCGTCGATGCAGGTTTTGCCTTCGGAGCCGTAGCCTTTGGCGCGGACGTCTTCTTCGCCGCCGACGCCTTCGCCATTGCCAGCCGGACGCCGGCTTTCCGCTGTGCCAAGGGGATCAGCCTGTTGAAATCGGCGAGCGTGGCCTTTGCCGGTGCAAGGCCCTGCGCGGCTGCCCGGCTGACGTAAGCGTAAGCAAGAACCGGATCGGCCTTCACCCCATCGCCATTGTACAAGGCGGTGCCGTAGATCAGCATGGCCCGCGCGTCGCCTTTCTCCGCCGCCCGGCCAAGCCAGCGCAGGCCGGAAGCCTGGTTTCCGCTGTCGAACAACAGGAGGCCGAGCGTGGTCTGCGCGTCGACATGGCCCTTGTTGGCAGCACGACCGAGCCATGTCTGCGCGGCCGCCAGGTTGATCGGCACGCCGCGACCAAGGCGATAAGCCTGGCCGATATTGAATTGTGCGTCGGCGTTGCCGCCCTCGGCGAGCGGTCGCCAGATTTCGACCGCGCCGGTGTAGTCGGTCTTCTGCCAGGCGGCGATGCCCGCTTCGACGCTCTGCGCCGATGCGGAGGCAGTAGGAACCATGCTTGCCAGAAGGAGACAGAGGGTACGCGCGAACCGGGTCACGCCGGAAAGGTGAACTGCGCCGCCGCCGAACGCAACAAGGTCGTGACCGCGTTAACCAGATTTTAGAGGCTTGGGCGTCATCTCGGCATCCAATTGGACGTCCAAAGACGAGGGGACAGGCATGCGCGTTCTGGCAATGGCATCGCAGAAGGGCGGATCGGGCAAGACGACCTTGTCCGGACACCTGGCGGTGCAAGCCCAACTGGCGGGCGCCGGCCCCGTCTGCCTGATCGACATCGATCCGCAGGGCAGCCTCGCCGATTGGTGGAACGAGCGCGAGGCCGATATGCCCGCCTTCGCCCAGACCACCGTTGCGCGGCTCGCAAGCGACCTTGAAGTCCTTCGCCAGCAGGGCTTCCGCCTTGCCGTCATCGATACGCCGCCGGCCATTACCATGGCCATCCAGAGCGTCATCGCCGTTGCCGAGCTGATCGTCATCCCGACCCGCCCGAGCCCGCACGATCTTCGCGCCGTCGGCGCCACGGTTGATTTGTGCGACCGCGCCGGCAAGCCGCTGATCTTCGTCGTTAACGCCGCCACCCCCAAGGCCAAGATCACCTACGAAGCCGCGGTTGCGCTTTCACAGCACGGCACCGTGGCTCCGGTCACCCTTCACCATCGCACCGACTTCGCTGCCTCGATGATCGACGGTAGGACGGTCATGGAAGTGGATCCCAACAGCCGCTCGGCCCGCGAGGTCGTCGAGCTTTGGGAATATATTTCGGACCGGCTGGAAAAGAACTTCCGCCGAACCGTGTTTGCCGCCCCCGGTGCCTCTCCGGGCATCGCCGCGCCGGTCAGTCCGCGTCCCGTCGGCGGTTTCGGCCGTCGGGTCGTCGGCCAGTAGGGGGTCGGCACCGTGACAGGCGAACCCAAAGCTTTCGCATCGCTCTCCTCGGGGCTTCTGGCCCGCAAGGGTGCCGCGCGCCCGGCCATGCGCCCGCAGGGCTTCGGTCAATCGGCCGGCGGTCTCGACGACCTCGGCTGGAACGATATGGGCTTCGAACCGCCCAAGCCGAGCTCCACCCCGCTCCGTGACGTTCACGCTGCCGAAGACGCCGCTCAGCGCGTTCCGTTCGCCGGCCTGACACCGCTGGAGTCGCCGGTTCATACGCAGCAGGCGGAGCTTGCCGATCGCTTGTCGGGAGCGCCGGCGGAAGAGGTTGACGAGGAATTTGTTCAGCCTGTTCTGGAGCAGCCCGCTCTGGTTGAGGCATTGGCGTTCGAGCCTGAGACGACGGCTCCAGTTGAGGCGCCGGCGTTCGAACCTGAGCCGACAACCGCAGTAGAGCCGGATGTTGAACAAGCGCCGGAGATCCCTCTTGCAGTGGCCGCGCCCGCACCCCGGGTGGCTGCACCGCGTCGTGCTCCAAAGGCGCGTTCGGCGCCGGGCAGCGGCGCCAAGGCGGCCTTCACGCTTCGGCTTGATCCGGAGCGACACCTGAAGCTTCGGCTGGCGTGCGCCATCGGTAACCGCTCGGCGCAGCAACTGGTCACCGACGCACTCGATCAATTGCTTGCTGCAATGCCCGAACTCGACGCCATGGCCGACAAGGCGAAGCGCAAAGGATCTTGACGATGTCGAAGCCCACCACACTGGGTAGTGCCGTTTCCGCAATCCTTGCCGCCTCGCTGCTCGCGGGGTGCGCTGCACCCTCGGCACAGGGCACGCGCGCTTCCGCCGGCCCTGTGGCGGACAAGCTCGGCCCGGCGACCCGGGCGATCATGGCATTGAACGCCGAGGATTTCACGGGCGCAGTCTCCTGGGCGGAGCAGGCTGTGCAGGCGAAGCCCGAGGACGCCGATCTCCGCGCGCTGCTTGGAACTGCCTACTTCGGCGCAGGACGGTTCGCATCGGCAGAAACGGCTTATCAGGACGCCCTGGCCCTTCATTCCGGCGATCCCAAGGTCGTTCTGAAACTTGCACTGGTTCAGGTGGCGCAGGGGAAATCCGCACAGGCGCTTGCCCTTCTCCAGTCCGCCCGCATGGTGCTGGAAAGTGCAGACTACGGCTTGGCGCTGGCGCTCGCCGGTCAACCAGCCAACGCCGTTGCCGTTCTCGAACCCGCCGCCCGCGCACGCGGTGCGGATGCGCGCGTTCGTCAGAACCTTGCGCTCAGCTATGCGCTTGCGGGAGACTGGACCGCGGCCCGCACGATTGCAGCGCAGGATGTTCCCGCCGATCAACTCGACGGACGGATTCAAGGCTGGATGAAGCTTGCAAGCCCAGTTCGTGTTTACGACCAGGTCGCGGCATTGACGGGCGTCACCCCGGTTGCCGACCCAGGTCTGCCCGTTCGCTTGGCGCTCCGCCGTAACGATGGAACGGCGCTCGCTGCCGCTCGGCCGGCGCCAGCACCCGCTCCGGTTGCTGCCGCGCCGGTGGCTG encodes:
- the serB gene encoding phosphoserine phosphatase SerB, which encodes MAIATLIAAGRLDDRLIDRALGLLREVDSQASFAQWIDDGDAADLRFTGDLRQARWALSELEGLDLFVQEEEPRFRRLFVADMDSTIIGQECIDELADYIGVKDRVAEITERAMQGELDFPGALRERVALLGGLEVAAIDQCLAERVTPNPGAKTLVQTMRVGGAQTLLVSGGFTAFAEPVGQKVGFNRVKANVLGHSGGRLSGLVEGGIVDAVAKRETLIEAREAAGLRPADVLAIGDGANDKLMVEEAGLGVAYRAKPPLAEVADARLDHHGLDALLWAQGIRRKDWVQAG
- a CDS encoding SPOR domain-containing protein, which translates into the protein MVPTASASAQSVEAGIAAWQKTDYTGAVEIWRPLAEGGNADAQFNIGQAYRLGRGVPINLAAAQTWLGRAANKGHVDAQTTLGLLLFDSGNQASGLRWLGRAAEKGDARAMLIYGTALYNGDGVKADPVLAYAYVSRAAAQGLAPAKATLADFNRLIPLAQRKAGVRLAMAKASAAKKTSAPKATAPKAKPASTPSAAAAPVAKGAWRVQLGAFSQRASAEALYRKLSASGALAGRRAFYIPVGAMTRLQVGPFESRAVAAKACASLRGQACFPVGG
- a CDS encoding ParA family protein, which gives rise to MRVLAMASQKGGSGKTTLSGHLAVQAQLAGAGPVCLIDIDPQGSLADWWNEREADMPAFAQTTVARLASDLEVLRQQGFRLAVIDTPPAITMAIQSVIAVAELIVIPTRPSPHDLRAVGATVDLCDRAGKPLIFVVNAATPKAKITYEAAVALSQHGTVAPVTLHHRTDFAASMIDGRTVMEVDPNSRSAREVVELWEYISDRLEKNFRRTVFAAPGASPGIAAPVSPRPVGGFGRRVVGQ
- a CDS encoding tetratricopeptide repeat protein, which gives rise to MSKPTTLGSAVSAILAASLLAGCAAPSAQGTRASAGPVADKLGPATRAIMALNAEDFTGAVSWAEQAVQAKPEDADLRALLGTAYFGAGRFASAETAYQDALALHSGDPKVVLKLALVQVAQGKSAQALALLQSARMVLESADYGLALALAGQPANAVAVLEPAARARGADARVRQNLALSYALAGDWTAARTIAAQDVPADQLDGRIQGWMKLASPVRVYDQVAALTGVTPVADPGLPVRLALRRNDGTALAAARPAPAPAPVAAAPVAVASTPTPVQIAEAAPAYVPPSRPAAEEPSFKLDPVDVASEPFVEVPAQPRPQPLPAAPKVKPTLRAAAFVPKKAASRPIAAARGNSGAVVQIGAYGSPQRVAQAWNAAARRYSALRGYMPVSARFQSAAGIVYRLSVKGFGSPAEAKNLCVALRRSGGTCFVRNTAGDAPVTIAMR